A DNA window from Sphingomonas profundi contains the following coding sequences:
- a CDS encoding polysaccharide biosynthesis/export family protein, with amino-acid sequence MNASNGTMVAALLLGASVALGGCAATPPPLSAAAATRDAYALGPGDKLRITVYNEPALTGEYTVTPSSTIAFPLVGDVPVTERTIDTLRQAITTRLADGYVNDPRVSVEVMTFRTYYILGEVNKPGEYPYSVGLTLEQAVATAGGYTYRANKRRIFLRRARAEERSVDLRGTAVSVLPGDTVRVGERYF; translated from the coding sequence ATGAATGCGTCGAACGGCACGATGGTCGCCGCCCTGTTGCTGGGCGCGTCCGTGGCGCTGGGCGGGTGCGCGGCCACCCCGCCGCCGCTCTCCGCCGCCGCCGCCACGCGGGATGCTTATGCCCTCGGCCCCGGCGACAAGCTGCGCATCACCGTCTATAACGAGCCGGCGCTGACCGGCGAATATACCGTCACCCCGTCCAGCACGATCGCCTTTCCGCTGGTGGGCGACGTGCCGGTGACGGAGCGGACGATCGATACGCTGCGGCAGGCGATCACCACCCGGCTGGCGGACGGCTACGTCAACGATCCGCGCGTGAGCGTGGAGGTGATGACCTTCCGGACTTATTACATCCTGGGCGAGGTCAACAAGCCGGGCGAATATCCCTATTCCGTGGGGCTGACGCTGGAGCAGGCGGTGGCGACCGCCGGGGGCTATACCTACCGCGCCAACAAGCGCCGGATCTTCCTGCGCCGCGCCCGCGCCGAGGAGCGGTCGGTCGATCTGCGCGGCACCGCCGTAAGCGTACTGCCCGGCGACACCGTGCGCGTGGGCGAACGCTACTTCTGA
- a CDS encoding PhoX family protein codes for MADIADIAGYTDGDIDTNRSDNPSLEDIVAARYSRRQTMLGGVTALTTAVFGGSLLSACGGENNDAPVVTAGQTAQSASGRIVTLAGTATDDKAVSSVAWTQISGPTVTLTGAATNNATFLAPSVSASTPLVFRFSAMDEKGKMATADTTVTVDPATLGFTALPKSLDDIVKVPSGYTVTVLYRLGDPINTTTPAFVNDGTDTTFSARAGDHHDGMSFFGLAATGSTPDLSSSTRGVLVLNHENITQRYLHPNGPTTLAGGARPEGEALKEMECHGVSAIEVTRATSGAWSYVNSSTLNRRITPLTPTVFNGPVRGNGAIRTRFSPDGTAGRGTINNCANGYMPWGTYATNEENWAGYFRRDTGDAAARGGVSAKASASLIRYGITEGRAGNYGWATVTPADASSTIYSRWNITATAALPADGTGDFRNEAFQFGWVVEIDPFDPTKAPRKRTALGRMNHEGCWPSNVVVGRKPAFYMGDDAQNEYLYKFVSNTAWVAADATATDRLAIGDKYLDAGTLYVARFNQDGTGTWLPLVFGQNGLTTASNIYPFADQGDVLINARFAADALGATKMDRPEWTAVNPKSGEMYLTLTNNSSRTFAGTDAANPRYYNDPKGTTAQRGNPNGHVIRLRETGDTSEAVTFTWDIYAFGAGSDLDATNINVSGLTADNDFSSPDGLWFARPSNASGLVNPLLWIETDDGAYTDQTNCMLLAAVPGTVGDGGARTITNTSQDGTATRTQATFVGKAPGTNLRRFLVGPKECEITGIDTTPDGRSLFVNIQHPGENGSPAAISSNWPANQGGTAAPTARPRSATIVITKNDGGIVGL; via the coding sequence ATGGCTGACATCGCGGACATCGCCGGATACACCGACGGCGATATCGACACGAACCGCTCGGACAATCCGAGCCTCGAGGACATCGTCGCAGCGCGCTACTCGCGCCGGCAGACGATGCTCGGCGGCGTCACCGCGCTGACCACGGCGGTGTTCGGCGGCAGCCTGCTCTCCGCATGCGGCGGCGAGAATAACGACGCGCCGGTGGTGACGGCGGGGCAGACCGCGCAGTCCGCCTCGGGCCGCATCGTCACGCTGGCCGGCACGGCGACCGACGACAAGGCCGTCTCCAGCGTCGCGTGGACGCAGATCTCCGGCCCGACGGTGACGCTCACCGGCGCCGCCACCAACAACGCCACCTTCCTCGCCCCCAGCGTCAGCGCCTCGACCCCGCTCGTCTTCCGCTTCAGCGCGATGGACGAGAAGGGCAAGATGGCCACCGCCGACACCACGGTGACGGTGGATCCCGCCACCCTGGGCTTCACCGCCCTGCCCAAGAGCCTCGACGACATCGTCAAGGTGCCGTCGGGCTACACGGTGACGGTGCTCTACCGCCTCGGCGATCCGATCAACACGACGACCCCGGCCTTCGTCAACGACGGCACCGACACCACCTTCTCGGCCCGCGCCGGCGATCATCATGACGGCATGTCGTTCTTCGGCCTCGCCGCCACCGGCAGCACGCCCGATCTGTCCAGCAGCACGCGCGGCGTTCTGGTGCTGAACCACGAGAACATCACCCAGCGCTACCTGCACCCGAACGGCCCGACGACGCTGGCGGGCGGCGCCCGCCCCGAGGGCGAGGCGCTGAAGGAGATGGAGTGCCACGGCGTGAGCGCCATCGAGGTGACGCGCGCCACCAGCGGCGCGTGGAGCTACGTCAACAGCTCCACCCTCAACCGCCGCATCACGCCGCTGACGCCCACCGTGTTCAACGGCCCGGTGCGCGGCAACGGCGCGATCCGCACGCGCTTCTCGCCGGACGGCACCGCCGGCCGGGGCACGATCAACAACTGCGCCAACGGCTACATGCCCTGGGGCACCTACGCCACCAACGAGGAGAATTGGGCCGGCTACTTCCGCCGCGACACCGGCGATGCCGCCGCCCGCGGCGGCGTGTCGGCCAAAGCCAGCGCCTCCCTCATCCGCTACGGCATCACCGAGGGCCGCGCCGGCAATTACGGCTGGGCCACGGTGACGCCGGCCGATGCCAGCAGCACGATCTACTCGCGCTGGAACATCACCGCCACGGCGGCGCTGCCGGCCGACGGCACCGGCGACTTCCGCAACGAGGCGTTCCAGTTCGGCTGGGTGGTGGAGATCGACCCGTTCGACCCGACCAAAGCGCCGCGCAAGCGCACCGCGCTTGGCCGCATGAACCATGAGGGCTGCTGGCCGTCCAACGTCGTCGTCGGCCGCAAGCCGGCCTTCTACATGGGCGACGACGCGCAGAACGAGTATCTCTACAAGTTCGTCTCGAACACCGCCTGGGTGGCGGCGGACGCGACGGCCACGGACCGCCTGGCGATCGGCGACAAGTATCTCGATGCCGGCACGCTCTACGTCGCCCGCTTCAACCAGGACGGCACCGGCACGTGGCTGCCGCTGGTCTTCGGCCAGAACGGGCTGACCACGGCGAGCAACATCTACCCCTTCGCCGACCAGGGCGACGTGCTGATCAACGCCCGCTTCGCCGCCGATGCGCTGGGCGCGACGAAGATGGACCGGCCGGAGTGGACCGCCGTGAACCCCAAGTCGGGCGAGATGTACCTGACGCTGACCAACAATTCGTCGCGCACCTTCGCCGGCACGGATGCGGCCAACCCGCGCTACTATAACGATCCGAAGGGCACGACGGCGCAGCGCGGCAACCCCAACGGCCACGTCATCCGCCTGCGCGAGACGGGCGACACGTCGGAGGCCGTGACCTTCACCTGGGACATCTACGCCTTCGGCGCGGGCTCCGACCTGGACGCGACCAACATCAACGTCTCCGGGCTGACGGCGGACAACGACTTCTCCAGCCCGGACGGCCTGTGGTTCGCCCGGCCGAGCAACGCCTCCGGCCTCGTCAACCCGCTGCTGTGGATCGAGACGGACGACGGCGCCTATACCGACCAGACGAACTGCATGCTGCTGGCGGCGGTGCCGGGCACCGTGGGCGACGGCGGCGCGCGGACGATCACCAACACCTCGCAGGACGGCACCGCCACGCGCACGCAGGCCACCTTCGTCGGCAAGGCGCCGGGCACCAATCTGCGCCGCTTCCTCGTCGGCCCGAAGGAGTGCGAGATCACCGGCATCGACACCACGCCGGACGGCCGCTCGCTGTTCGTCAACATCCAGCATCCGGGCGAGAATGGCAGCCCGGCGGCGATCAGCAGCAACTGGCCGGCCAACCAGGGCGGCACCGCGGCACCCACCGCGCGGCCGCGTTCCGCCACCATCGTCATCACCAAGAATGACGGCGGCATCGTCGGCCTCTGA
- a CDS encoding trifunctional glycosyltransferase/class I SAM-dependent methyltransferase/polysaccharide deacetylase: MNRQVQPIAAGPPVADDGAPRVSIVIPAYQAAATLDRALDSLVQQTFADWEAIVVDDGSTDVTAAVIASRAAGDPRIRAFRQPNLGASAARNHGLREARGEWIGFLDADDWFHPAFLKTLTDLARDHPQAGTVYCDFALVDRDGRILEEQRVPDLSDPFGTLARSCVLSVHCALTRAGIMRAAGPFDETLALNEDWDLWQRIARLGAPFRGVREMLAFYYCRPQSLSRRPLSLATDGLAVIDRVCRADPAVPARDPRYADGLPDEDRLPLKLDWILMCAANAIALGEDPLPYLDMIGDYAGAVLIAEHGVATFVGGLAFGRCTDSASLADGWDGLEPQVDRFWQALGARIGQTRAIDTCRALARLRVLGPAAFDRPFASSGVHVRRVDIAQPLPVIDPRGCDAVIVQVVEGEGALGLVHLPALGLIPPAALREAIVAAAPTWPERRRIMRSVGAARPLFWLHAAAAMSRSRGWGIKARIAQPGRIAGAAPLRVRAALARTLGRSIGGRLRYGGTDAAYREAIAAVGRQEAGRLAGEQAAAGTAGAAADAPAWREVAANSPAYWDQVFEQENPWAYDSVYEQTKYEYTLDLIGPDRPAAALELACAEGHFTVQLAARVGHLLATDISTIAIGRAAERCAGQANVDYAQLDFFDGDIAGDYDLITCSEVLYECGSLPKLRTIARRIADRLKPGGALVMAHVIEASEERARSGFDWDGVFGARTIAEVFGAVGGLALEAQIETELYRIHRFRKTDAAIVPKLTTRPIKAPPLPEYGAYVVWGGATVTRSEAARARAVALPILMYHRIAERDDGPAALAQYRLSPADFEAQLRWLRRHGYRGVTPAEWIAALARDQPLEGRPVMLTFDDGYCDFATAAWPLLQHYGMAATVGIVTDKVGGRADWDVAYGPPAPLIDWEALRRVAREGAVIASHSASHAALPALSGEAVLREAFRSRLAIGQALGREPDTIIYPYGAYDPLAARAAALAGYGLGLGTTPGIATLLSDPMHMPRIEVSGFGDLDGFVDALRRTDAETGRPRPAA; this comes from the coding sequence GTGAACCGGCAGGTCCAGCCGATCGCGGCGGGGCCGCCCGTGGCGGACGATGGCGCGCCCCGCGTGTCTATCGTCATCCCCGCCTATCAGGCGGCGGCGACCCTGGATCGCGCGCTGGACAGCCTCGTCCAGCAGACCTTCGCCGATTGGGAGGCGATCGTGGTGGACGACGGATCGACCGACGTGACGGCGGCGGTGATCGCCAGCCGCGCCGCCGGCGATCCGCGCATCCGCGCCTTCCGCCAGCCCAATCTCGGCGCGTCCGCCGCGCGCAACCACGGCCTGCGCGAGGCGCGCGGCGAGTGGATCGGCTTCCTCGACGCGGATGACTGGTTCCACCCCGCCTTCCTGAAGACGCTGACCGATCTCGCGCGGGATCATCCGCAGGCCGGCACCGTCTACTGCGACTTCGCCCTCGTCGACCGGGACGGACGGATCCTTGAGGAGCAGCGCGTGCCGGATCTGTCGGACCCGTTCGGCACGCTCGCGCGCAGCTGCGTGCTCTCGGTGCACTGCGCGCTGACCCGCGCCGGGATCATGCGCGCCGCCGGCCCGTTCGACGAGACGCTGGCGCTGAACGAGGACTGGGATCTGTGGCAGCGCATCGCCCGGCTCGGCGCGCCGTTCCGCGGCGTGCGGGAGATGCTGGCTTTCTATTACTGCCGCCCGCAGTCGCTCTCGCGCCGGCCGCTGTCGCTGGCTACGGACGGGCTGGCGGTGATCGATCGCGTCTGCCGCGCCGACCCGGCCGTGCCCGCGCGCGATCCGCGCTACGCCGATGGCCTGCCGGACGAGGACCGGCTGCCGCTGAAGCTGGACTGGATCCTGATGTGCGCGGCCAACGCCATCGCCTTGGGCGAGGATCCTCTTCCCTATCTCGACATGATCGGCGACTATGCCGGCGCTGTGCTGATCGCGGAGCATGGCGTGGCGACCTTCGTCGGCGGCCTCGCCTTCGGCCGCTGCACGGACAGCGCGTCGCTGGCGGACGGGTGGGACGGGCTGGAGCCGCAGGTCGATCGCTTCTGGCAGGCGCTCGGCGCGCGCATCGGTCAGACGCGGGCGATCGATACGTGTCGCGCCCTCGCCCGCCTGCGCGTGCTGGGGCCGGCGGCGTTCGATCGCCCGTTCGCCTCGTCCGGCGTGCATGTCCGCCGCGTCGATATCGCGCAGCCGCTGCCGGTGATCGATCCGCGCGGCTGCGACGCCGTGATCGTGCAGGTGGTGGAGGGGGAGGGGGCGCTGGGCCTCGTCCACCTGCCGGCGCTGGGGCTGATCCCGCCGGCCGCGCTGCGCGAGGCGATCGTGGCGGCGGCGCCGACCTGGCCGGAGCGCCGGCGGATCATGCGATCAGTCGGCGCGGCGCGGCCGCTCTTCTGGCTGCACGCCGCCGCCGCGATGTCGCGATCGCGCGGCTGGGGCATCAAGGCGCGCATCGCCCAGCCGGGGCGCATCGCCGGCGCCGCCCCGCTGCGCGTGCGCGCGGCGCTCGCCCGCACGCTCGGCCGCAGCATCGGCGGGCGGCTGCGCTACGGCGGCACCGACGCCGCCTACCGCGAGGCCATCGCCGCCGTAGGCCGGCAGGAAGCCGGGCGGCTGGCCGGCGAACAGGCCGCCGCGGGAACGGCGGGCGCCGCGGCGGACGCGCCGGCCTGGCGGGAGGTGGCGGCGAACAGCCCGGCTTACTGGGACCAGGTGTTCGAGCAGGAGAATCCCTGGGCCTATGACAGCGTGTACGAGCAGACCAAGTATGAATATACGCTCGACCTGATCGGCCCGGACCGGCCCGCCGCCGCGCTGGAACTGGCCTGCGCCGAGGGCCACTTCACCGTGCAGCTGGCCGCCCGCGTCGGCCACCTGCTGGCGACCGACATCTCCACGATCGCGATCGGCCGCGCCGCCGAGCGATGCGCCGGGCAGGCCAATGTCGACTATGCCCAGCTCGATTTCTTCGACGGCGACATCGCCGGCGACTACGATCTGATCACGTGCAGCGAGGTGCTGTACGAGTGTGGATCGCTGCCGAAGCTGCGCACGATCGCGCGGCGCATCGCCGATCGCCTGAAGCCCGGCGGCGCGCTGGTGATGGCGCATGTGATCGAGGCATCGGAGGAGCGCGCCCGCAGCGGCTTCGACTGGGATGGCGTGTTCGGCGCACGGACCATCGCCGAGGTGTTCGGCGCGGTCGGGGGTCTGGCGCTGGAGGCGCAGATCGAGACCGAGCTCTACCGCATCCACCGCTTCCGCAAGACGGACGCGGCGATCGTGCCGAAGCTGACCACGCGACCGATCAAGGCGCCGCCGCTGCCGGAATATGGCGCCTATGTGGTGTGGGGCGGCGCGACCGTGACGCGCAGCGAGGCCGCCCGCGCGCGCGCCGTGGCGCTGCCCATCCTGATGTACCATCGCATCGCCGAGCGGGACGACGGGCCGGCGGCGCTCGCGCAATATCGCCTGTCCCCGGCCGATTTCGAGGCGCAGCTGCGCTGGCTGCGGCGCCACGGCTATCGCGGCGTCACCCCGGCCGAGTGGATCGCCGCCCTGGCGCGCGACCAGCCGCTGGAAGGGCGGCCGGTGATGCTCACCTTCGACGACGGCTATTGCGATTTCGCCACCGCCGCCTGGCCGCTGCTCCAGCATTACGGCATGGCCGCCACCGTCGGCATCGTCACCGACAAGGTCGGCGGCAGGGCCGACTGGGATGTCGCCTACGGCCCGCCCGCGCCGCTGATCGACTGGGAGGCGCTGCGCCGCGTCGCCCGCGAGGGCGCGGTGATCGCCAGCCACTCGGCCAGCCACGCCGCCCTTCCGGCCCTCTCTGGCGAGGCGGTGCTGCGCGAGGCGTTCCGATCCCGCCTGGCGATCGGGCAGGCGCTGGGGCGGGAGCCGGACACGATCATCTACCCCTATGGCGCCTACGATCCGCTCGCCGCGCGGGCGGCCGCGCTCGCCGGCTACGGCCTCGGCCTGGGCACCACCCCCGGCATCGCCACCCTGCTCTCCGATCCGATGCACATGCCGCGCATCGAGGTGAGCGGCTTCGGCGACCTCGACGGCTTCGTCGATGCGCTGCGGCGGACGGACGCGGAAACCGGCAGGCCGCGCCCCGCCGCATGA
- a CDS encoding PhzF family phenazine biosynthesis protein — protein MARPFQLIDVFGVAPFSGNPLAVVAAAEDLDTEAMQRITRWLNLSETTFLLPPRHAEADYRVRIFTLAHELPFAGHPTLGTCHAWLAGGGQPRDPGRIVQECGAGLIPIRRDGDDGDGDRLAFAAPPLVRSGPVDDATLAEAAAVLRIDPATIVEAQWADNGPGWLAVMLASAEAVLALEPARAHDRRVDIGVVGPHAPGGEAAWEIRALFSGAHGEIMEDPVTGSLNASIAQWLFASGRATDRYVAAQGTRLGRTGRVHVERDAAGTIWIGGRTATLFSGTMAD, from the coding sequence ATGGCCCGCCCCTTCCAACTGATCGACGTGTTCGGCGTCGCGCCGTTCAGCGGCAACCCGCTGGCCGTGGTCGCGGCGGCGGAGGACCTCGATACGGAGGCGATGCAGCGCATCACGCGCTGGCTCAACCTGTCCGAGACCACCTTCCTGCTGCCGCCCCGCCATGCGGAGGCCGACTATCGCGTCCGCATCTTCACCCTGGCGCACGAACTGCCATTCGCCGGGCACCCGACGCTCGGCACGTGCCACGCGTGGCTGGCGGGCGGCGGGCAACCGCGCGATCCGGGGCGGATCGTGCAGGAGTGCGGCGCGGGGCTGATCCCGATCCGCCGCGACGGCGACGACGGCGACGGCGATCGTCTGGCCTTTGCCGCGCCGCCGCTCGTCCGCTCCGGTCCGGTCGATGACGCCACGCTGGCGGAAGCGGCGGCGGTGCTGCGGATCGATCCCGCGACGATCGTGGAGGCGCAGTGGGCGGATAACGGCCCCGGCTGGCTCGCGGTGATGCTCGCCTCGGCGGAGGCGGTGCTGGCGCTGGAGCCGGCGCGCGCGCACGATCGTCGCGTCGATATCGGCGTCGTCGGCCCACACGCGCCCGGCGGCGAGGCGGCGTGGGAGATCCGCGCCTTGTTCAGCGGCGCCCATGGCGAGATCATGGAGGATCCGGTGACGGGCAGCCTCAACGCCTCGATCGCCCAGTGGCTGTTCGCCAGCGGCCGCGCGACGGATCGCTACGTGGCGGCGCAGGGCACCCGCCTTGGCCGTACCGGCCGCGTCCATGTCGAGCGGGACGCGGCGGGCACGATCTGGATCGGCGGGCGCACCGCCACGCTGTTCTCCGGCACGATGGCCGATTAG
- a CDS encoding isocitrate lyase, whose protein sequence is MTYQDQIAETSQLIRSYNGTWDGIDAEAVARMRLQNRFRTGLDIARYTAAIMRKDMAAYDADPANYTQSLGCWHGFIGQQKMISIKKHFGTTKGRYLYLSGWMIAALRSDFGPLPDQSMHEKTSVPALIEELYTFLRQADARELGMMFRELDHARDAGNEIEAQRLMHAIETHETHVVPIIADIDAGFGNAEATYLLARKMIEAGACALQIENQVSDEKQCGHQDGKVTVPHEDFLAKVRACRYAFLELGVEDGIIVTRTDSLGAGLTKQIAFSREPGDLGDQYNAFLDCEEITDISQANGDVIINRGGKLMKPKRLPSNLYQFRAGSGEDRCVLDCITSLQHGADLLWIETEKPHIAQIAGMVDRIREVIPNAKLVYNNSPSFNWTLNFRQQVFDAWEKDGKDVSAYDRARLMSVDYDGTPLADEADERIRTFQKDAAARAGIFHHLITLPTYHTAALSTDNLAKEYFGEAGMLGYVKNVQRAEIRQGIACVKHQNMSGSDIGDDHKEYFAGEAALKAGGAHNTMNQFAA, encoded by the coding sequence GTGACGTACCAGGACCAGATCGCAGAGACCAGCCAGCTCATCCGGAGCTACAACGGCACCTGGGACGGGATCGACGCGGAGGCCGTGGCGCGCATGCGGCTGCAGAACCGCTTCCGCACCGGGCTGGACATCGCCCGCTACACCGCCGCGATCATGCGCAAGGACATGGCCGCCTACGATGCCGATCCGGCGAACTACACCCAGTCGCTCGGCTGCTGGCACGGCTTCATCGGCCAGCAGAAGATGATCTCGATCAAGAAGCATTTCGGCACCACCAAGGGCCGCTACCTCTATCTCTCCGGCTGGATGATCGCGGCGCTGCGCTCCGACTTCGGCCCGCTGCCCGACCAGTCGATGCACGAGAAGACGAGCGTGCCGGCGCTGATCGAGGAGCTCTACACCTTCCTGCGCCAGGCCGACGCGCGCGAGCTGGGCATGATGTTCCGCGAGCTGGATCACGCCCGCGATGCCGGCAACGAGATCGAGGCGCAGCGCCTGATGCACGCGATCGAGACGCACGAGACCCATGTCGTGCCGATCATCGCCGATATCGACGCCGGCTTCGGCAATGCCGAGGCGACCTATCTGCTCGCCCGCAAGATGATCGAGGCCGGCGCCTGCGCGCTCCAGATCGAGAATCAGGTCTCCGACGAGAAGCAGTGCGGCCATCAGGACGGCAAGGTCACGGTGCCGCACGAGGACTTTCTCGCCAAGGTCCGCGCCTGCCGCTACGCCTTTCTGGAGCTGGGCGTGGAGGACGGGATCATCGTGACCCGCACCGACTCGCTGGGGGCGGGTCTCACCAAGCAGATCGCCTTCTCGCGCGAGCCGGGCGACCTTGGCGACCAGTATAACGCCTTCCTCGACTGCGAGGAGATCACCGACATCTCGCAGGCGAATGGCGACGTCATCATCAATCGCGGCGGCAAGCTGATGAAGCCCAAGCGCCTGCCCTCCAACCTCTACCAGTTCCGCGCCGGATCGGGCGAGGATCGCTGCGTGCTCGACTGCATCACCTCGCTGCAACACGGCGCCGACCTGCTGTGGATCGAGACGGAGAAGCCGCACATCGCCCAGATCGCCGGCATGGTCGACCGCATCCGGGAGGTGATCCCGAACGCCAAGCTCGTCTACAACAATTCGCCGAGCTTCAACTGGACGCTGAACTTCCGCCAGCAGGTGTTCGATGCGTGGGAGAAGGACGGCAAGGACGTCTCCGCCTACGACCGCGCCCGCCTGATGAGCGTGGACTATGACGGCACGCCGCTGGCCGACGAGGCCGACGAGCGGATCCGCACCTTCCAGAAGGATGCGGCGGCGCGGGCCGGCATCTTCCACCATCTCATCACCCTGCCGACCTACCACACGGCGGCGCTGAGCACGGACAATCTGGCGAAGGAGTATTTCGGCGAGGCGGGGATGCTGGGCTACGTCAAGAACGTGCAGCGTGCCGAGATCCGCCAGGGTATCGCCTGCGTGAAGCACCAGAACATGTCCGGGTCGGACATCGGCGACGATCACAAGGAATATTTCGCCGGCGAGGCCGCGCTGAAGGCCGGCGGCGCGCACAACACGATGAACCAGTTCGCCGCCTGA
- a CDS encoding DUF6356 family protein: MIDRLFLAHPRSVDESYTQHFSVAARVGATMVVVGMAVLVHAVVPGLFVRTGRRTILRLYEEIGGRGDTPPGA, from the coding sequence ATGATCGATCGCCTGTTCCTCGCCCATCCGCGCAGCGTGGACGAGAGCTATACGCAGCATTTCTCGGTCGCCGCGCGGGTGGGCGCGACGATGGTCGTCGTCGGCATGGCGGTGCTGGTGCACGCGGTTGTGCCGGGGCTGTTCGTCCGCACCGGCCGCCGCACGATCCTGCGGCTGTACGAAGAGATCGGCGGCCGCGGCGACACCCCGCCCGGTGCCTGA
- a CDS encoding ATP-binding cassette domain-containing protein has protein sequence MTGGADPHDDPADIDRLDYAAPRPSAAALVSVFRLVRPYWRGRLWLAPVILAIGVVASLAEAAGIGVIILLLSIVIRGRAGALDFDDGLVDRAIGHIVAVTGGDLRTIATLAFALLLLRVASVTLHRLIATIAEAGISDRVRRALFRSFLTMPFEETGRRSWGDMLTVLNRHSWAVAEATDGFAGMMLNGCVAGIIGLLLFLLSPLIAGMALAGTLLLNLALRLIDGPAERAGETAAVNARAVSARAMRVLQAARTIRIFGQTRAQAAAFAAESGRLRRGSIRSDLTSGMAEPLSHAAYLGIVALIAVVAVRNRLSYEQVLAAVALLYRMQPYASEFEAQRLHLATLLAPVRAIDELVALGRPIDAGGGTDAMPVRACLSFEGVRFAYPGQRQPCLHGASFDIPAGRWTLLRGESGAGKSTIVNLLLRLYDPQAGAILVDGLPLVGIDREQWLAGIAVAGQDVELIDGTILDNVRLGRPEADDAEVARVVWLSGLDALLAELTAGGETRIGERGLNLSGGQRQRLGLARALLRRPRLLILDEATSALDAEAEDAILARLIDAAGDATVILIAHRLAAGLPITHVLTLREDGSVETRADGPNALSCR, from the coding sequence ATGACCGGCGGCGCAGACCCGCACGACGACCCGGCGGACATCGATCGGCTGGATTACGCCGCGCCGCGCCCCAGCGCGGCGGCGCTCGTCTCCGTGTTCCGCCTCGTTCGCCCCTATTGGCGCGGGCGCCTGTGGCTGGCGCCGGTGATCCTGGCGATCGGCGTGGTGGCATCGCTGGCCGAGGCGGCCGGCATCGGCGTGATCATCCTGCTGCTCTCGATCGTGATCCGCGGGCGGGCCGGTGCGCTGGACTTCGACGACGGCCTCGTCGATCGCGCGATCGGCCACATCGTCGCCGTGACCGGCGGCGACCTGCGCACGATCGCGACCCTGGCCTTCGCGCTGCTGCTGCTGCGCGTCGCCAGCGTGACGCTGCACCGCCTGATCGCCACGATCGCCGAGGCCGGGATCAGCGATCGGGTGCGCCGCGCCCTGTTCCGCAGCTTCCTGACGATGCCGTTCGAGGAGACCGGCCGCCGATCCTGGGGCGACATGCTCACCGTGCTGAACCGCCACAGCTGGGCCGTGGCGGAAGCGACGGACGGCTTCGCCGGGATGATGCTGAACGGCTGCGTCGCCGGGATCATCGGCCTGCTGCTGTTCCTGCTCTCGCCGCTGATCGCCGGCATGGCGCTGGCCGGCACCTTGCTGCTCAACTTGGCGCTGCGCCTGATCGACGGACCTGCCGAGCGCGCCGGCGAGACGGCGGCGGTGAACGCGCGGGCGGTGAGCGCACGGGCGATGCGGGTGCTGCAGGCCGCGCGCACGATCCGCATCTTCGGCCAGACGCGGGCGCAGGCCGCCGCCTTTGCCGCCGAATCGGGCCGGCTGCGGCGCGGATCGATCCGCAGCGATCTCACCTCCGGCATGGCCGAGCCGCTGAGCCACGCCGCCTATCTCGGCATCGTCGCGCTGATCGCGGTGGTCGCCGTGCGCAACCGGCTCTCCTACGAACAGGTGCTGGCGGCGGTGGCGCTGCTGTACCGGATGCAGCCTTATGCCAGCGAGTTCGAGGCGCAGCGGCTGCACCTCGCCACCTTGCTCGCGCCGGTGCGCGCGATCGACGAGCTGGTCGCGCTCGGCCGGCCGATCGACGCCGGCGGGGGCACGGATGCTATGCCGGTCCGCGCCTGCCTCTCGTTCGAGGGCGTGCGCTTCGCCTATCCCGGCCAGCGCCAACCCTGTCTTCACGGCGCATCCTTCGACATCCCGGCCGGCCGCTGGACGCTGCTGCGCGGCGAGAGCGGGGCCGGCAAGTCGACGATCGTCAACCTGCTGCTGCGCCTCTACGATCCGCAGGCGGGCGCGATCCTGGTGGATGGGCTGCCGCTGGTCGGGATCGATCGCGAGCAGTGGCTCGCCGGCATCGCGGTGGCGGGGCAGGATGTCGAGCTGATCGACGGCACCATCCTCGACAATGTCCGGCTCGGCCGGCCCGAGGCGGACGATGCCGAGGTGGCGCGCGTTGTGTGGCTGAGCGGCCTCGACGCGCTGCTCGCCGAGCTGACCGCCGGCGGTGAGACGCGGATCGGCGAGCGCGGCCTCAATCTCTCGGGCGGGCAGCGGCAGCGGCTGGGGCTGGCCCGCGCGCTGCTGCGCCGGCCGCGTCTGCTGATCCTCGACGAGGCGACCAGCGCGCTGGATGCGGAGGCGGAGGACGCCATCCTCGCCCGCCTGATCGACGCCGCCGGCGACGCGACGGTGATCCTGATCGCCCACCGCCTGGCGGCAGGCCTGCCGATCACGCACGTGCTGACGCTGCGCGAAGACGGATCGGTGGAGACGCGCGCGGACGGGCCGAACGCGCTCTCGTGCCGCTGA